The Solanum lycopersicum chromosome 2, SLM_r2.1 DNA window TAGACAAGAGAACGGGATTGAACCGGTTTCTGACATCATGGAAATCGTTGATCGATCCAGGCACTGGAGAGTATCGTTACACAATGGAGCTCAATGGGACACCTCAAGTTTTCTTGTACAAGAACTCTAGCAGGATTTGGCGGACAGGATCCTGGACGGGTCATGGTTGGAGTGGTGTACCAGAAATGAGCCCGCGATTCATCTTCAGCCTTAGTTATGTAGACAATGATACCGAGGTTTCCTTGACATATGGCATACATGACAGTTCAATAATCTCAAGAATGGTCCTGAATGAATCTGGGATCGTGAACCGGTTAACTTGGCAAGAGAGTGAGCGAAAGTGGGTGCAATTCTGGTCTGCCCCTAAAGACCCTTGTGACAATTATGAACATTGTGGAGCATTTAGCAATTGCAATCTGCTCAATTTGGCTGAATTCGAATGCAGTTGTCTTCCAGGGTACGAACCAAAGCTAAGCCGACAATGGTTCTTAAGAGATGGCTCTCATGGATGTTTGAGGAAGAAAAATGAAGAGGTGTGCAACAGTGGTGAAGGGTTTGTCACATTAAGTCATGTGAAGATCCCCGACACGGGTGCAGCTCGGATGAACAAGAGCATGGGATTGAAGGACTGTGAAGAGTTGTGTCTGAAGAATTGCTCCTGCACAGCCTATGCAAGTGCTAATATTAGTGCCGGAGGAAGTGGATGCATCACTTGGTATGGTGAGTTGATAGACATAAAGCAATTTACAGATGGAGCCCAAGATTTATATATCAGAGTCTCTGCATCTGATTTAGGTAAGGAGTTAACTTAATATATTGTGTGAGGATTTAGGTAATTCAATATTATGTGGAGAAGAATGTGCAAGTTGGTCATTTTTTGTTAGTAGTAGTACACAGTATCTAACCCTGGTGTTCACTGGAAGTTctcattttttgtttgttcagCGCAATTCTCGAAGATTTCAAGAGGtcataataggaaaagaatgaTAGGGATTCTAGTAGGGTCTGCTGCAGCAATAATTCTTGCACTCTCTTTGGCATGTTGTTTGGTGATCAATATAAGGGGAAATGGTAAGGATATTATTCTATATCATAATTTAATCGAACATTATTTTCAGTATCTGTATGGCAGCAGCTATAATGGTGAAGTAACTTTAGAAACCTAGAGCTCCTTCTACCTTTCAATATCGtgcagcaaaaaaaaaaatggcacAACTGCAAATTTCATTTGATCCTAATCTGTGTTTGCTGATGTCACAGATAATGAAAGAAGTGAAAGTTTAGCATCCTATGACGGCATGGAAGAAAGTAAACATGCAGAAATCACTATCTTTGATCTAACCACAATAACTAATGCCACTGATCAGTTCTCTGATGCTAACAAACTTGGTGAAGGAGGATTTGGTAGCGTATACAAGGTAACAACTCCCAAATATGATTAAATTCCTAGCGATCAACATTATCTTTATAGGTGGCTGCAAATAcatgtaataataattgttaaaCCAAGCTTTTCACccttaagaaaaagaagaaggtaCGTGTACTAAATAATAATCTGGATTCAATATCAGGGTCACCTGACAGATGGACAAGTAATAGCTGTCAAAAGACTTTCAGTAACTTCGGGGCAAGGGACGGAGGAGTTCAAGAATGAAGTCACAGTAATTGCAAGACTTCAGCACAGAAATTTGGTGAGGCTTTTAGGATGTTGCGTTCAACGAGGAGAGAAGATGTTGGTTTATGAATATATGCCAAACAAATCCTTGGACagttttatttttggtaaggAACATCTCCAGGACCGAAATTTCTTTCATTGACCTCCAGTCTCTACATGCTTTTACATGTTTACTGATGATTAATGATTACTGCTTTaacgtgtgtgtgtgtgtgtcccTAAAAAGATCTCTTATTCACCAACTTTCAAACGGTGATCTAGATAAAACAAAAGGGTCTTTGTTGGATTGGGGAAAACGGTTTGGAATCATACATGGGATTGCACGAGGAATGTTATACCTTCACCAAGACTCTAGACTAAGAATTATTCATAGAGACCTAAAAGCAAGCAATGTTTTACTCGATGCCTCCATGCAACCGAAAATATCAGACTTTGGAATGGCCAGAATATTTGGAGGTGACCAAATGGAAGCAAACACAAATCGAGTTGTTGGAACATAGTAAGTATGTCAAGTTGTGTATAAACATATACAACTTTTATCAAACATGTGCATGTGATCGTTAAAATGATAAATCTTGATATTGTTTATCTATTGCAGTGGTTATATGTCACCTGAATATGCAATGGTAGGGCATTTTTCAGCAAAATCTGATGTTTTCAGTTTCGGGGTTTTGTGTTTGGAAATTATCACTGGCCGAAAAAACAACAGTCATAAGGATCAGGAGCAATCTCGCCATTTAGTTGGATATGTAAgtacaaacatatatatgtgaACAGTTGCCTTACACATAAGCTGTGTCACAGATGGTAGTACTgcaaataataatatgaaaacaaTCCCCTTTCAAGTTCTTGAAGTACTGAATAGACCGAGATTTTGTATTTCAGAATTTCTATTTCTGGTGTTATAGTCGCCTCTCTAATAGAGCAGAAATTGCTCTCTATTTCAGGTTTGGGATCTTTGGAAGGATGAAAAGGCTTTAAATGCTGTTGATCCATTGTTAAGTGGCTCATATGAAGCTTGTGAAGTTTTGAGATGCATCCACATTGGCCTTTTGTGTGTACAACCGTTTACTGATGACAGACCTACTATGTCAGAAGTGGTCTTCATGCTGTGCAATGAAACAAATCTTCCTTTCCCTAAACAACCTAGCCTTATATTCAGATCAGAGAATCATAGTTCAGTTAAAAACTCTTCATCAGCAAGTATAGCAACATCTTCTGTTAACGATATGTCTATTTCAACAGTTCATGGTCGCTAGAGCTTATGCTAACTATTCAATAACTATTTCGAAAGAAATACAaaattcctttttctttactatCTAACTTATGATTCCCCATGGTCCATGTTATAGACTTAAAGGTAGGTGGGTGGCAAAGGATTGATAGGAAAGAAGCATAAACACAGAGGGTTTCTACTCCATCTGTGAATTAAATGGCGCCCTTTGTCAGTTGTGTTAAGGCAGTTAATGGA harbors:
- the LOC101262589 gene encoding G-type lectin S-receptor-like serine/threonine-protein kinase At1g11410 codes for the protein MCQKKVLLIVFVSFLVPFCSSIDTISFNQTLKDGDLLISSGKSFALGFFGNSPGKRYIGIWYNNVPELTVVWVANRDNPVNGTSGILTIDSTGNLVIRLDAERKTAAWRTNVSSARKRADSYTAKLEDSGNFVLFQDSKMDVIEWQSFDYPTNTLLPSMKYGIDKRTGLNRFLTSWKSLIDPGTGEYRYTMELNGTPQVFLYKNSSRIWRTGSWTGHGWSGVPEMSPRFIFSLSYVDNDTEVSLTYGIHDSSIISRMVLNESGIVNRLTWQESERKWVQFWSAPKDPCDNYEHCGAFSNCNLLNLAEFECSCLPGYEPKLSRQWFLRDGSHGCLRKKNEEVCNSGEGFVTLSHVKIPDTGAARMNKSMGLKDCEELCLKNCSCTAYASANISAGGSGCITWYGELIDIKQFTDGAQDLYIRVSASDLAQFSKISRGHNRKRMIGILVGSAAAIILALSLACCLVINIRGNDNERSESLASYDGMEESKHAEITIFDLTTITNATDQFSDANKLGEGGFGSVYKGHLTDGQVIAVKRLSVTSGQGTEEFKNEVTVIARLQHRNLVRLLGCCVQRGEKMLVYEYMPNKSLDSFIFDKTKGSLLDWGKRFGIIHGIARGMLYLHQDSRLRIIHRDLKASNVLLDASMQPKISDFGMARIFGGDQMEANTNRVVGTYGYMSPEYAMVGHFSAKSDVFSFGVLCLEIITGRKNNSHKDQEQSRHLVGYVWDLWKDEKALNAVDPLLSGSYEACEVLRCIHIGLLCVQPFTDDRPTMSEVVFMLCNETNLPFPKQPSLIFRSENHSSVKNSSSASIATSSVNDMSISTVHGR